A genomic region of Gossypium hirsutum isolate 1008001.06 chromosome D01, Gossypium_hirsutum_v2.1, whole genome shotgun sequence contains the following coding sequences:
- the LOC107921099 gene encoding desmethyl-deoxy-podophyllotoxin synthase isoform X1: MDKLLPLSFTFLVFIFMVLKLWMRSKIKETPKNLPPAPWKLPIIGHLHLLIFALPHQRLAELAKRHGSVMQLQLGELSHVIVSSSEAAKEVMKTHDINFANRPFLLGAEIVLYNLSDIAFAPYGSCWRQLRKVCTLELLSVKRVQSFRSVREEQVSSLIRSIFSKTGKEINLGEMLCNLSYNIILRTAFAGRCKKHEAFISFLKKFVEAMAGFNIADLFPSIKFLPDLSGMRAELERFHHDIDTMLESIIQEHRDSSANPEDSVDVTEDLVDVLLNLQDHGGLEFPLTINNIKAVILDILLGGTETSATLAEWAMSEMMKNPRILGKAQAEVRELYDKTGDVNESNLHELKYLKLVIKETLRLHPPLPLLIPRENSERCEINGYEIPAKTRVIVNAWAIGRDSNCWNEAERFYPERFIDGSVDYKGANFEFIPFGAGRRICPGMSYGMAVVELSLAKLLSHFDWKLPNGMKNEDLDMTEAFGASVGRRSELYLIPTPHHLRMTVERDGS, translated from the exons ATGGATAAGTTGCTCCCCTTGTCCTTCACCTTCCTTGTGTTCATTTTCATGGTGTTGAAACTATGGATGAGATCCAAAATAAAGGAGACACCCAAAAATCTACCTCCTGCACCATGGAAACTACCTATTATAGGGCACTTGCATCTTTTAATATTTGCACTTCCCCATCAGCGCTTGGCGGAATTAGCCAAAAGACATGGTTCCGTGATGCAACTACAACTTGGTGAATTATCACACGTTATTGTTTCTTCTTCAGAGGCTGCTAAAGAAGTGATGAAAACACATGATATCAATTTTGCTAACAGGCCCTTTCTCCTTGGTGCAGAAATCGTATTATACAATCTTTCAGATATTGCTTTTGCACCATATGGAAGCTGTTGGAGGCAACTTCGAAAAGTTTGCACATTGGAGCTGCTCAGTGTGAAACGTGTACAATCATTCCGTTCAGTCAGAGAAGAGCAGGTGTCAAGTTTAATTAGATCCATCTTTTCTAAGACAGGAAAGGAAATCAACCTTGGAGAAATGTTATGCAAtttatcatataacatcattttaaggACTGCTTTCGCAGGAAGGTGCAAGAAACACGAAGCATTCATTTCATTTCTAAAGAAATTCGTGGAAGCTATGGCTGGTTTTAATATTGCTGATCTGTTTCCATCCATCAAATTTCTTCCGGATCTCAGTGGGATGAGAGCCGAACTTGAGAGGTTTCACCATGATATAGACACAATGCTTGAGAGCATCATTCAAGAACATAGAGATAGCAGTGCAAATCCGGAGGACAGTGTTGATGTAACAGAGGATCTAGTTGATGTTCTTCTGAATCTTCAGGATCATGGAGGACTTGAGTTTCCCTTAACAATTAACAACATCAAAGCTGTTATCCTG GATATTCTCTTGGGTGGAACTGAGACATCTGCAACTCTAGCAGAATGGGCAATGTCGGAAATGATGAAAAATCCTAGGATCCTTGGAAAAGCACAAGCCGAGGTGAGGGAACTCTATGACAAAACAGGGGATGTTAACGAGTCAAACCTTCATGAACTGAAGTACTTGAAGCTGGTTATAAAGGAAACTCTAAGATTACACCCTCCTCTACCTTTGCTAATTCCAAGAGAAAATAGTGAGAGATGTGAGATTAATGGATATGAGATACCAGCCAAAACCAGAGTGATCGTTAATGCATGGGCAATTGGAAGAGATTCCAACTGCTGGAATGAAGCCGAGAGGTTCTATCCAGAGAGATTCATCGATGGTTCAGTTGACTATAAAGGGGCTAACTTCGAATTTATTCCCTTTGGTGCTGGAAGGAGGATATGTCCTGGCATGTCATATGGCATGGCTGTTGTCGAGCTTTCCCTTGCAAAATTACTATCCCATTTTGATTGGAAACTCCCTAATGGAATGAAAAATGAGGATCTAGACATGACTGAGGCTTTTGGTGCTTCTGTTGGAAGAAGAAGCGAGCTCTACCTTATTCCCACTCCGCATCACTTAAGAATGACAGTGGAGCGGGACGGGAGTTAA
- the LOC107921099 gene encoding desmethyl-deoxy-podophyllotoxin synthase isoform X2 — MDKLLPLSFTFLVFIFMVLKLWMRSKIKETPKNLPPAPWKLPIIGHLHLLIFALPHQRLAELAKRHGSVMQLQLEIVLYNLSDIAFAPYGSCWRQLRKVCTLELLSVKRVQSFRSVREEQVSSLIRSIFSKTGKEINLGEMLCNLSYNIILRTAFAGRCKKHEAFISFLKKFVEAMAGFNIADLFPSIKFLPDLSGMRAELERFHHDIDTMLESIIQEHRDSSANPEDSVDVTEDLVDVLLNLQDHGGLEFPLTINNIKAVILDILLGGTETSATLAEWAMSEMMKNPRILGKAQAEVRELYDKTGDVNESNLHELKYLKLVIKETLRLHPPLPLLIPRENSERCEINGYEIPAKTRVIVNAWAIGRDSNCWNEAERFYPERFIDGSVDYKGANFEFIPFGAGRRICPGMSYGMAVVELSLAKLLSHFDWKLPNGMKNEDLDMTEAFGASVGRRSELYLIPTPHHLRMTVERDGS, encoded by the exons ATGGATAAGTTGCTCCCCTTGTCCTTCACCTTCCTTGTGTTCATTTTCATGGTGTTGAAACTATGGATGAGATCCAAAATAAAGGAGACACCCAAAAATCTACCTCCTGCACCATGGAAACTACCTATTATAGGGCACTTGCATCTTTTAATATTTGCACTTCCCCATCAGCGCTTGGCGGAATTAGCCAAAAGACATGGTTCCGTGATGCAACTACAACTTG AAATCGTATTATACAATCTTTCAGATATTGCTTTTGCACCATATGGAAGCTGTTGGAGGCAACTTCGAAAAGTTTGCACATTGGAGCTGCTCAGTGTGAAACGTGTACAATCATTCCGTTCAGTCAGAGAAGAGCAGGTGTCAAGTTTAATTAGATCCATCTTTTCTAAGACAGGAAAGGAAATCAACCTTGGAGAAATGTTATGCAAtttatcatataacatcattttaaggACTGCTTTCGCAGGAAGGTGCAAGAAACACGAAGCATTCATTTCATTTCTAAAGAAATTCGTGGAAGCTATGGCTGGTTTTAATATTGCTGATCTGTTTCCATCCATCAAATTTCTTCCGGATCTCAGTGGGATGAGAGCCGAACTTGAGAGGTTTCACCATGATATAGACACAATGCTTGAGAGCATCATTCAAGAACATAGAGATAGCAGTGCAAATCCGGAGGACAGTGTTGATGTAACAGAGGATCTAGTTGATGTTCTTCTGAATCTTCAGGATCATGGAGGACTTGAGTTTCCCTTAACAATTAACAACATCAAAGCTGTTATCCTG GATATTCTCTTGGGTGGAACTGAGACATCTGCAACTCTAGCAGAATGGGCAATGTCGGAAATGATGAAAAATCCTAGGATCCTTGGAAAAGCACAAGCCGAGGTGAGGGAACTCTATGACAAAACAGGGGATGTTAACGAGTCAAACCTTCATGAACTGAAGTACTTGAAGCTGGTTATAAAGGAAACTCTAAGATTACACCCTCCTCTACCTTTGCTAATTCCAAGAGAAAATAGTGAGAGATGTGAGATTAATGGATATGAGATACCAGCCAAAACCAGAGTGATCGTTAATGCATGGGCAATTGGAAGAGATTCCAACTGCTGGAATGAAGCCGAGAGGTTCTATCCAGAGAGATTCATCGATGGTTCAGTTGACTATAAAGGGGCTAACTTCGAATTTATTCCCTTTGGTGCTGGAAGGAGGATATGTCCTGGCATGTCATATGGCATGGCTGTTGTCGAGCTTTCCCTTGCAAAATTACTATCCCATTTTGATTGGAAACTCCCTAATGGAATGAAAAATGAGGATCTAGACATGACTGAGGCTTTTGGTGCTTCTGTTGGAAGAAGAAGCGAGCTCTACCTTATTCCCACTCCGCATCACTTAAGAATGACAGTGGAGCGGGACGGGAGTTAA
- the LOC107920985 gene encoding uncharacterized protein isoform X2, which produces MTKQTQMTVFIIAVMFLCRFAVIVPRSTRFFRSKDSLDLASTIAELNKEMESVFGEPPPDGLANSGNRSCMAQDAHHNSHVILVLCLKNLLFEGK; this is translated from the exons ATGACAAAACAAACCCAGATGACAG TCTTTATTATTGCCGTCATGTTTCTTTGTCGATTTGCTGTGATAGTTCCTCGCTCTACAAGGTTCTTCAGAAGTAAAGATAGCCTTGACCTTGCAAGCACCATAGCTGAACTCAATAAG GAAATGGAATCTGTCTTTGGTGAACCTCCTCCAGACGGACTAGCCAATTCTGGAAATAGAAGCTGCATGGCTCAAGATGCCCACCATAACTCTCatgttattttggtactttgCTTAAAGAATTTATTGTTTGAAG GTAAATAA
- the LOC107920985 gene encoding uncharacterized protein isoform X1: MTKQTQMTVFIIAVMFLCRFAVIVPRSTRFFRSKDSLDLASTIAELNKEMESVFGEPPPDGLANSGNRSCMAQDAHHNSHVILVLCLKNLLFEVPLILQQLTNSLLEMEEEKAIQCAREKASIEAIEEKRKLYNS; the protein is encoded by the exons ATGACAAAACAAACCCAGATGACAG TCTTTATTATTGCCGTCATGTTTCTTTGTCGATTTGCTGTGATAGTTCCTCGCTCTACAAGGTTCTTCAGAAGTAAAGATAGCCTTGACCTTGCAAGCACCATAGCTGAACTCAATAAG GAAATGGAATCTGTCTTTGGTGAACCTCCTCCAGACGGACTAGCCAATTCTGGAAATAGAAGCTGCATGGCTCAAGATGCCCACCATAACTCTCatgttattttggtactttgCTTAAAGAATTTATTGTTTGAAG TGCCTTTGATATTGCAGCAACTTACTAATTCACTATTGGAAATGGAGGAAGAAAAGGCAATACAGTGTGCTAGAGAGAAGGCTTCAATTGAAGctattgaagagaaaagaaagttaTACAATTCTTAG